The following nucleotide sequence is from Coffea eugenioides isolate CCC68of chromosome 10, Ceug_1.0, whole genome shotgun sequence.
TACTAGTGTTATTCTTCATTGAAATTTTCTCATTCTTTGACTATATTTTGATTGACGGTTGCTATGTTAGGCTCTCTAAAACGTGATATTTACGAAATAATCATAAAAGTGCatattgaaatttaaaaaacgtgaaatattttgttaaaatcaattttggatGGATATTAAATAGTCATTATTGCTTTTCAAACATGGCTCACTGCATACTATATGTAACATCTGATTTGCAAAGATACAAAGATATTTTGGATGAAATAGTAATCAATGGATTTTTTATATGTGGAAGTAAATGCGATTATGTCTTTCAAGTCTCATTCTTTGACTATATTTTGACTGACATTTGCTGTGCTAGGCTTACTAGAGAGCGATATTTACGAAATAATCATAAACTCATAAAGGTGCatattgaaatttaaaaaatgtgaaataatttggtaaaattattTTTAGATGGATATTAAATAGTTATTATTGCTTTCCAAACCCGGCTCAAAGATGCAAAGATATTTTGGATAGTTGCTGTGTTAGGCTCTTTAAAGAGTGATATTtaccaaataatcacaaaagtgTATACTGAAATTTAAAAAACATGAAATATTTTGGTAAAATCATTTTTGGATGGATATTAAATAGTCATTATCACTTTTCAAACACAGCTCATTGCATACTATATGTAACATCTGATTTGCAAAGATGCAAAGATATTTTGGATGAAACAATAACTAATGGATTTTTCTTATGTAGAAGTAAATCCGATTATATCTTACAAGTTATTAGAAATTTGAACATGTGATTCACATTTTTGCCAATTCCAAACCTATTAAAGACCACATCAAACCTCTCATGTCAAACTCAAAGCACTACTCACAATCTGATAAAGATGAGATCCAAAGCTCAAAACTCCATCAACCTTAAACCCCTAATCATTCTCTTCtcctttttcctcttccttcttGTTCTAAAACTAGGATCAAATTTTTCGTCAAACATACAAAATCTTCAGTCAAAATATATTGATTTTACAGCCCCATGCCACAAAATTCCACCATCACTAGCTGAAGCACTCGTCCACTATGCATCCACAAACATCACCCCTCAACAAACCTATCAAGAACTTCAAATAACATTAAGAGTTCTTGAACAAAAATCTCCAACCAACTTCTTGATTTTTGGCCTTGGCTACGATAGTCTCATGTGGTCAATGCTCAACTATGGTGGTAAAACAATTTTCTTGGAGGAAAGTGATGCATGGATGCAGGACGTGAAGAAGCAAATACCTTCGATTGAAGCTTTCCATGTAACCTATAATACTAAAGTAACTGAAGCTGTTCAACTTTTACATCTCgggaaagaagaaaattgcaaaGTAGTGACTGATCCAAGATCGTCAAAGTGCCACCTAGCAATCAAAACTTTTCCAGATGAAGTTTATAACACTGAGTGGGATGTGATAATGATTGATGCACCAACAGGTTACAAGGCTGAATTGCCTGGACGGATGACTGCTATTTATACAGCCGGACTATTGGCAAGAAATAAGAGATTTGGTGATACTGATATTTTTGTACACGATATTGATCGATGGGTAGAGAATAAATTTTCCATGGATTTTTTATGCGATGGATATTGGAAAGAAGAAGTGGGAAGAATCAGGCATTTTACCATTCCAAGCCATAGGGGAGGAGTTGAGAGGCCATTTTGCCCATGACGATTGCAGTTGCATCAATTTACCACGACCAGACCAAGACtattattttgcatttttttttataattatgatcttttgtaattttgtttgattttggtGAAAGTCAATTTTGCCTCCTATGAATTTCAAAATCAGTTTCTGCtatttttataagtttttttttttaaaaaaagttccTTTTCAGTGTTAAGCACTGTGGTGTTAATTTTTACTACAATATTATAGACATGTTTTGaaatattttgaataatttatcTTGGATGGTCTAAAACCAAATCAGAAAAAGGAAATGGtagaatttatctattttaaaaaGCAAGATTTACGTACACGATTTACATTTGGCAAAAAGAGGGCGAGAGAATTGAGAATTTTGTAGGGAAATTTTGTCTTTTaccctttcctttttatttctttccctTAAATAGCACTTTACTATATCATAAAAGGTGGAGTTGTAATTTCTATGTATCAAGCAGCATCTTCTTTTATTAAATATGTTGCCTTTCTTTTATTAAACATATATTGCCTTATACAACATGTTATCGCtggttttttttaattatataatttGGACTAATTAATCTCAACCTAAACCATCGATCAAAGTGATTGTGTTGTCGTATCAAAAAGCACCAGCAAACTTTAAATATAAAATAAGAAGCACCTTGAAAAGCTGCCAATTATGCTGCACGAAATTTGGTTGAAACTAATTTACTTCTACCCAAATAAGGCTATTAATAACCTTGAAATAATATTTATGCATGCCAGTGAAATGTTATTCCAATTTCCACttaaaaaaaaggggagaatatatttgcaaatatttatttctttttgtttttgacaAAGGTAATAACGGTCTCAAAAAATGGCATATTATCAAAAGATAATCAAAAAAGTTAAGTCATATATTCATGCTTTATGAATCGTGAAACAGGGCTTAACATATAATTAAGTGTACTATAAGTCATAAACTAAAGTCCAATTTCACCCTAATCTTTGCTATTCCTAGATGCCCAAGTATGAAACACTGAGTAGAGCAATATTTATAGTTAGCTATACCACTTTTCAGTAATTCTAAGAGTTCATTTTACGATATCAAGTAAGCATATGACCCATATTCCATATGATTTTAGCCTTCATCCTGCAATTTGTTTTTTGGGGGGTATGACTAGTAGGAGATGCCAAAATTGAGCCTTTATTAATTACTATCTTGAT
It contains:
- the LOC113750372 gene encoding glucuronoxylan 4-O-methyltransferase 3-like, with the translated sequence MRSKAQNSINLKPLIILFSFFLFLLVLKLGSNFSSNIQNLQSKYIDFTAPCHKIPPSLAEALVHYASTNITPQQTYQELQITLRVLEQKSPTNFLIFGLGYDSLMWSMLNYGGKTIFLEESDAWMQDVKKQIPSIEAFHVTYNTKVTEAVQLLHLGKEENCKVVTDPRSSKCHLAIKTFPDEVYNTEWDVIMIDAPTGYKAELPGRMTAIYTAGLLARNKRFGDTDIFVHDIDRWVENKFSMDFLCDGYWKEEVGRIRHFTIPSHRGGVERPFCP